One segment of Vagococcus martis DNA contains the following:
- a CDS encoding DUF3796 domain-containing protein encodes MKKELTNKSWLIGFLGCIGVLGVKGEPNFLLFFSFFAGFQYIWLYKLGTIYDERLIENKNKAAVIALKIALIFGLISNLAISFLFTEYEILYRWTLGIFSLTVAIGLNSWAYLTYKYDKED; translated from the coding sequence ATGAAGAAAGAACTAACAAATAAAAGTTGGTTAATTGGTTTTTTAGGCTGTATAGGTGTATTAGGGGTTAAGGGAGAACCAAATTTTTTACTGTTCTTTTCATTTTTTGCAGGGTTTCAATATATTTGGCTATACAAATTAGGGACAATTTATGATGAAAGACTGATTGAGAATAAAAACAAAGCAGCAGTGATTGCTCTAAAAATAGCTTTAATCTTTGGATTAATTTCGAATTTAGCGATTAGTTTTTTATTTACTGAATACGAAATTCTATATAGATGGACTCTTGGAATCTTTTCATTAACCGTTGCTATTGGTCTAAATAGCTGGGCTTATCTCACTTATAAGTATGATAAGGAGGACTAA
- a CDS encoding helix-turn-helix transcriptional regulator, with protein MASFKSHVKKYRLLKDMTQDELATAVGIRRETIGRLEKAKYNPSLELAVKISRVLDVPIEELFVFDL; from the coding sequence ATGGCATCTTTTAAGTCACATGTGAAAAAATACCGCTTATTAAAAGACATGACACAAGATGAGTTAGCAACGGCTGTAGGTATACGCCGAGAAACAATTGGTAGGCTAGAGAAAGCAAAGTACAATCCATCTCTTGAACTGGCTGTTAAAATTTCCAGAGTATTAGACGTCCCGATAGAGGAATTATTTGTATTTGATTTATAA